In Malania oleifera isolate guangnan ecotype guangnan chromosome 8, ASM2987363v1, whole genome shotgun sequence, a single window of DNA contains:
- the LOC131162731 gene encoding uncharacterized protein LOC131162731 translates to MSLRSSEPPFNKEIMEAPLPSRFKMPTFERYEGLFDPIDHLDNFKMLMQLQGAPDAIMCRAFATTLKGTTRDWYRTLRPGSIGSFSEMEQLFTGHFLSSWRVAKTTGHLMSMAQGEQETLKNFMHHFNTATLEIRNLDIGVALAALTMALQPGSFLYSLGKKSPMDMGELMVRAQKYINLEEMMDTRGSHIEQKRKNSSRETGESYRSAKRHETSALHASPKMRGQHNKFSTYTPLNVSRSELLM, encoded by the coding sequence ATGTCCCTGAGGTCCTCAGAGCCGCCATTCAATAAAGAGATCATGGAGGCTCCACTgccaagtagattcaagatgcccacctttgaaaggTATGAAGGTTTGTTTGACCCAATTGATCATCTGGATAATTTTAAGatgttgatgcagttgcaagggGCTCCAGACGCCATCATGTGTCGAGCTTTCGCAACTACCCTTAAGGGTACTACTAGAGATTGGTACCGAACTCTACGACCCGGATCCATCGGTTCCTTCTCAGAGATGGAACAACTGTtcaccggccacttccttagtagctGGAGAGTTGCTAAAACAACGGGTCATCTCATGAGTATGGCGCAAGGAGAGCAGGAGACTCTAAAGAACTTCATGCATCACTTCAACACGGCaaccctagaaatccgcaacttAGACATAGGGGTGGCTTTGGCAGCTTTGACAATGGCTCTCCAGCCCGGAAGCTTCTTATACTCCTTAGGGAAAAAATCACCGATGGATATGGGGGAGCTGATGGTCCGAGCACAAAAATACAtcaacctggaggagatgatggatacgagAGGAAGTCACATAGAACAGAAAAGGAAAAACAGTAGCAGGGAAACGGGAGAATCCTATAGATCCGCGAAAAGACACGAGACTAGTGCGCTACACGCAAGCCCAAAGATGAgaggacagcacaacaagttctccacctacacacccctgaATGTATCGCGCTCGGAATTACTTATGTAG
- the LOC131161558 gene encoding uncharacterized protein LOC131161558 has product MRNRGNQSRFMRIITVPIRVLGKAKDLYVRSLTSCADRVGSGAAAGCSSGGMYTLPKSFSVSSSRSSDSGDDFRELVRAASAKRLSNRIEMDLYLQQQIRKPPATGSKGVPRSSSVAMGRIDEDEPCDFEEGSVHAKNNLMYPRSKSYAVAEQKSDLL; this is encoded by the coding sequence ATGAGAAACAGGGGAAACCAGAGCAGGTTCATGCGGATCATCACAGTGCCCATCAGAGTTCTGGGCAAAGCGAAGGACTTATACGTCCGAAGCCTGACCAGTTGCGCCGACAGGGTGGGTTCCGGCGCCGCCGCCGGCTGCTCGTCGGGCGGGATGTACACCCTCCCCAAGAGCTTCAGCGTCAGCTCCTCCAGATCCTCCGACTCCGGCGATGATTTCAGGGAGCTCGTCCGGGCTGCCTCTGCTAAGCGACTGTCGAACCGAATCGAAATGGATCTGTACTTGCAGCAGCAGATCCGGAAACCGCCGGCGACTGGGTCGAAGGGCGTGCCCAGGAGCAGCAGTGTTGCGATGGGGAGAATCGACGAGGACGAGCCCTGTGATTTTGAGGAGGGCAGTGTTCATGCCAAGAACAATTTGATGTACCCGCGCAGCAAAAGCTATGCCGTCGCTGAGCAGAAGAGCGATTTGCTCTGA